A region of the Nocardia asteroides genome:
CACCGGCGCGATGCGCGAGGACCTGCCGGTGGCGCACCCGTTCGTGCCCGGCGTCGACGTCAGCGGCGTCGTCGTGGCCGTCGGGCCCGGCGTCGGCGGATTCTCGCCCGGGGACGCGGTCATCGCGTGGAACGGGGTGCCCTCCGGCGCCTTCGCCGAGTACGCCCTGGTGCGCGCCGACGATTCCGCCGCCGTGCGGCCGGCGGGGCTGGATGCGCGCCACGGGGCCGCGCTGCCGACCGCGGCCCTGACTGCGGCGGCGCTGCTCGACGAGGCCGGGCCCGTGCCGGGTGTCACGCTGCTCGTCGTCGGCGCCACCGGCGGTCTCGGCGGCTACGCCGTTCAGCTCGCCAAGCAGGCCGGCGCGACCGTAATCGCCACCGGCCGGGACGGAGACCGTGACTATCTGGCGGACCTGGGCGCGGACGGGGTGATCGACTACCGCGCCGAGAACGTCGCCGAGCGCGTGCGGCACTGGGCGCCCGAAGGCGCCGACGTGGTGCTCGACGTCGCCCAAGCCGGCCCCGCGCTGGCCGCCTCTGCGGCGGCGGCCAGACCCGGTGGCATGGTGGTGTCCCCCCTCGGCGGCCCGCAGGCGTTCGAACGGGACATCCGGGCCGTCTACACCGGAACGACCACGCCCGCCGGTCGGCTGGCCGGGCTCGCCGCGCAGGCGTCCGCCGGCACGCTGCGGGTGGAGATCGGCGCGCAGTACCCGTTCGCCCAGGCGCGGCAGGCGCTGCTCGACTTCCGGGCCCGGCACGTCCGCGGCAAGGTCGTCGTCACCTTCTGAGCCCACCACTGCCCGAAATGGAGAGACCATGACCACCACTGTGCGCCGCAACGACGGCGAGAGCCGGTACGAGATCACAGTGGACGGTGAGCTGGCCGGGCTCGCCGCCTACGCCGACCACGACGGCCGACGGATCATGTATCACACCGAGGTCTTCGACGCCTTCGCCGGCCGCGGCCTGAGCAGCACCCTCGTCGCCGGAGCCCTCGCCGACATCCGCGACACAGGCACCAGGGTCGTCCCGGTCTGCCCGGTCGTCGCCGCCTACCTGCGCAAGCATCCCGACCAGAACGACATCGCCGACCCCGTCGAACCCGAGACGCTGCGCTGGCTGCGGGCGGCCCTGAGCTGAAACGGACGCGAACGCAAGAAATGGCTTATGCCAGATCCGGGTTCTGATCCGGTTCGGGGTTGCGGCGAGCTGCGATCTTATGGACCGGTGTCCAGGTCAGGGCCAAGACGGCCGCTACGGCGACGACCACGATTTCGACGCTTCGGTGATTCATCGACGCGGGTTCCCTACGGTTGTTCCTGGCGGGCGATGGTGGCCGACTCGACCAGAGGGTCCTGACCGCGGTGCCATCCCCGTCGGGTGCGGCGGTCGAGGATGGCGCCGGCGGTGTCGGTGTCGGCAGGAGTAGCGGTGGAGGGTGAGGTGGGCGGCAGTGCGGTGGGGGCGGCAGCCGTTTGCCACAATGAGCGCCAGGGCCGGATACACCAGGATGGTGAGGACGATCTGGGCCATGGCTTGTCCCTTCTATGGGGTGGTACCGGGTTGCCGTCCGGCGGGCGCGGTCAGCTTTCGCGATAGAGCACCAAGTGCTCGTGGTGGAGCACGCCGTCTCGCACGTTGCCGGTGGCTGTGAAGCCCAGGTCGTCGTGGTAGTCGATGTGGGCGCCGGTCACGGTGTAGCGGCCGGTGTAGGCGCGTTTGCGGCCGTCGCGTTCTTCTTCGTAGCGGCCGCTCGCGAGAAGTTCCTGGCGGATGCGGCCGTCGGCCGTGACCCACATGCCGACGTACGGGTGGGGGGCGGATGCCGATCGGCCGCTACCGATGGCGGCGAAGGCGAGCAGTGTTGTGAGCAGTCCGAGCAGATGCCGGGTGCTTGGGTACATGGGAGGGGGTCCTTCGAGCGGTGGTGGAGGGGGTGGACGGAACCGGCCGACTCGAATTGCCGACCGGTCCACAGGGGCGGGGTCAGCGGCGGGTGAGGCGGTAGCCCCGGCAGGCGGACGCCGATTCACCGGGGCCGTGCTGATCCCGGCGCTGGTGCGGCCGGTCATGAGGTGTGGACGGCGGCCAGGATACGGTCGCGGGAGGCGTGCACGTCTTCGCGTAGAGCGGCCAGGTCGAGGTCGAGCACGGTCCCGGCCCACTTGCGGACCTGGCCGGCGATGAAGACGGCCTCGATGTTGCGTGCGTCGGAGCCGAGGACGAGGGTGCCGATGGGGTCGTTGAGCGGCATGTTGTTGAGGTCCTCGGCGCGCACGACGAGCACGTCGGCCTGCTTTCCCGGGGTGAGGGAGCCGGTCACGTCGCCGAGGCCGATGCTCTTGGCACCCTGCAGGGTGGCGAAGTCGAGCACGTCGTGCACGCCGATCCGGGCGGCGGGCTGATCGCCGGTGCCGTAGGCGGCATGGACGGCGCGCATGCGCTGGATGGCGTGCAGGGCGCGCATCTGCGTAAACATGTCGCTGGCC
Encoded here:
- a CDS encoding NADP-dependent oxidoreductase; translation: MKALLTRAYGPLEDLEIAEVPRPEPGAGQLLVRVEAAAVNPVDIALVTGAMREDLPVAHPFVPGVDVSGVVVAVGPGVGGFSPGDAVIAWNGVPSGAFAEYALVRADDSAAVRPAGLDARHGAALPTAALTAAALLDEAGPVPGVTLLVVGATGGLGGYAVQLAKQAGATVIATGRDGDRDYLADLGADGVIDYRAENVAERVRHWAPEGADVVLDVAQAGPALAASAAAARPGGMVVSPLGGPQAFERDIRAVYTGTTTPAGRLAGLAAQASAGTLRVEIGAQYPFAQARQALLDFRARHVRGKVVVTF
- a CDS encoding Atu4866 domain-containing protein produces the protein MYPSTRHLLGLLTTLLAFAAIGSGRSASAPHPYVGMWVTADGRIRQELLASGRYEEERDGRKRAYTGRYTVTGAHIDYHDDLGFTATGNVRDGVLHHEHLVLYRES
- a CDS encoding N-acetyltransferase — its product is MTTTVRRNDGESRYEITVDGELAGLAAYADHDGRRIMYHTEVFDAFAGRGLSSTLVAGALADIRDTGTRVVPVCPVVAAYLRKHPDQNDIADPVEPETLRWLRAALS